From a single Miscanthus floridulus cultivar M001 chromosome 8, ASM1932011v1, whole genome shotgun sequence genomic region:
- the LOC136473341 gene encoding uncharacterized protein: protein MWVVSAGVAAAAFIDLTSAGGAYGMGFTVFSALLELSADAVLFGALLDLAVLLQLLSAALRLVVTDLGVDMGMGIDKIPRASMGSMLGDTALIGWLASLAFLLLSLVGCLVLIALSPAKGSLTVRRG, encoded by the exons ATGTGGGTCGTTAGCGCGGGCGTGGCCGCCGCGGCCTTCATCGACTTGACCTCGGCAGGCGGCGCCTATGGCATGGGCTTCACGGTGTTCAGCGCGCTGCTCGAGCTCTCCGCCGATGCCGTCCTCTTCGGCGCGCTCCTCGACCTCGCCGTCCTCCTGCAGCTACTGAGCGCCGCCTTGCGATTGGTCGTCACGGATCTCGGAGTCGACATGGGGATGGGGATCGACAAG ATACCTCGAGCGTCAATGGGGAGCATGCTGGGTGACACTGCTCTGATCGGATGGCTCGCATCTCTAGCTTTCCTCCTGCTCAGCCTTGTTGGTTGTTTGGTGCTGATCGCGCTGTCACCAGCCAAGGGATCTCTGACGGTGAGGAGGGGATAA